TGGACCATATTATCCGCCTGAAGCAGAAAAGAAGTGACCTGCGCGTCTCCCGGCAGAAGTCCGCCTATTTGACTCCTTATAACTGCCGGATTGCTGATTGATCCCCTTGTCCCAAGCTCCAGAAAGCTGCGCTGATCAGTGATCAGGGAACGGAGCCTGTCGTTTTCTGCCATGACAGCAGCAACTTCATTGTAGGACTGAATGCTGGCTTCAATCCTTTCTAAATCTAAGGCCAGTTTTTGCTGCCAAACCCACGGGGAGGCTAGAATGATGACAGCAAAAACAACAGCGATTATCCTAACAACGACGCTAAGCTTTCTTCGAACAGGCTGTTTTCCGCTTCCGGCTTCAATTTCCCAGCGCAGCGCAAAATTAAACTGTGTTCTTTCGTTCATTTGCCCCTCCAGTTAGTGGATATCTTCACGTAAGGCGAGCCCATACAGACTGCCATACTTCTGCCAGTTTTCCGCTAGGCTTGTATCTCCGTCCGCCTTAAACAGCGGCATCCAGTTATTTGGAAAGCCCGTTTCAGTGTTGATCCGTAAACTTTTTCGGAAATATTCTTCCAGTCCCGGCCAGAGGCTGTACTCCCCGGTCAGATAGATTGTCCCTACCGAATTTCCGGCATGGCGGTCGGAATAGAAGCTCAATAGCTTGGATAATGCGGATATGATCGGGCTTAAATCTAATTTACCGGAAATATCGGAAAGTTCTTTCGGCGAACTGTACATACTAAGGTCAGCTTTTTTATCAGCTTTAGCGGCCATTTCTTTTTCTAAATCCTGATATGTAGACGAGATAGGTAATTCCTCGTCCAATAGTTCGTAAGGCACAAATAAATCTTCCAGGACAAACTCATCTTTTTCTTTGACCGATTTGACGGATTCCAGCTGGGAATAATAGAATTCCGCGGCTTCTAATTCCTCCAGAGATAATGTTTCTTGATGATTCCGCAGATTTTGGACCTTATAAAAATCGAGCTGCGGATATTCACCATCTTTGGTCTCCAACCCAATTAATTCATCTAACAGATCAGATGGTTCCTGGCCTGCTGATTGGGGCAAGTCTTCGGGAAAAGCATGTTTTTCGGTATTGCCTGTTCTACTCGCATTTTGATTTCTTTCATCCGCATTGAGAGTTTCTTCTGCATTGACGGTTTTCTCGTCCGTATTAACTTTTAAATCGGTATACAAAAAGAAGCTGCCATTTTCCAGAAGTACAAACTCAATCAGCCCCGGATTTAAGGAGACAATCGCGAAATCGTTGCTGTTTTGTCCTTGTTCCGTATTTCCCTGGGGAGCATGAGCAGGCGCTCTTTCTGCCAAAAAAGAATAAATTCTGGCCAGGCAATCCGCAGTAAGATCCACCGTCTTGGGTTCAATCCCAAGATCCCGGCAGAACGACTGAACCTGCTTCATTTTTTCGGCCGGGAAAGCTGCCAGGAGGACTTTTAACATGGGTACCCCGTTTTCCTGATATTTCTTCAGGATGCGATAGTCCACAATATAATGATCGGTATACCGTTCAAGATATTCATCCATATCTCCGGCAATAAATTTTTCGAGTTCCTGATCCGCCATGTTCGGCAGTGTAATAATGGTCGTAATTAATCCTTGACCTGAAACGGCAATTTTTAGTTTATGGAGCGGTATCCGCTGGTATTGAAGCCAGCTCTTCAGACCCGAAACATCATAACCGGCCGGCACGGCATAGCCAATATTTTTACCGCCCGGTTCCTTGTATGATGCATGCATATGTATCTCAATTTCTTTAGATTTTCCGACAGCAATTGTGGCTATTGACAATTCATTTTCACCGATGACAGCCAGCCAGTGTTTTTTCATGCGGAAAGTCTCTCCTACTCTTCTCGTATCACCCATAACACTATAATAGTATAGGATTTTTCTCAGAACAACAAGATTCTGATAGAATATCTAATTTGCGTTCAAGGAAATCTCAAATTCCAATTGCGATAAAATCTCAATTTGTAAAGGAAGTGTTGAGAGTACCTTTTCCAGTTCCGGCCAGCATTGCCTAGTCGTTTGGATCATCACTTCACCGTTGACTTTATCGGTCGTTGTGATTACACCCAGGTGACCAAGTCCTTCGACATATTTGGCCAAAAGCTGAATATCCGAGCGGGGAATCCTTGCTTTGACCAGCAGATCAGAATCTTCCCAGCTGCTTTGGGATTCTTCAGCAATCAATTTCGCTTTTAGATTTTCGTTTTCCGTATTCTCGTCTTTTTTCATCTGGTCTTTCTCCTGTGTCTTTATGCACCGTTGTTATTTCAGGCTGCTGTTCCTCGAAACCATCCTTATCATTGCAAATCCCCCGGATTACTAACAATTACGAACGGGCAGGCGCTACTTTTCGCAGGATACTGAAAGGTTTCAACGGCGCAGGAGCCGCGATCTTCAGTTTTTGCTGCGGATGCCTCGCCACATCGGTTTCCTCCCCGTCCAAATTCCAGAGGCCATTCACTTTAAATATCCACGGTTCTCCTTCCGGAGCAAGCACCTCAAGCTCATCGCCTAGCCGGAAATGATTACGCTGCTCTATCCAGTGGCCGCATTCACTTCCCTTCCCGATTACCGCGCATTCCTCTTGTTCCAGCACTCTTCCGACAAAACTGTATTCGCGGATATAATTGGAAGTCTCAATGTTATGCGCTTCAGCCCCCGGTTTCCCAAAAAGGAATCCGGTCGAATAGTCACGGTGACTCACCTTGTCCATTTCAGCAAGCCAGGAGGGAATTTTTTTCCTAAATTTTGTTTCTCCTTGTTCCCACAGGACGTCCAAAGCTTCACGATATACTTTGACCGTACTCGCTACATAATAAGCGCTTTTCATTCTACCTTCTATTTTATAGCTTGCCAGATTTAAATCTTTTAATAAAGGCAAATGGGGCAGAAGGCAAAGATCATGGGAGTTAAATATATAGCTTCCCCTGACATCTTCCTCCAGCGGAAAATACTGTCCGGGTCTCTTCTCTTCGACCAGCGCGTAGCCCCAGCGGCAGGGATGGGTACATTCTCCATGGTTGGCGTCACGACCTGTGAGGTAATTGCTCAGAAGGCAGCGTCCCGAGTACGACATACACATGGCTCCATGGACAAAGATTTCCAATTCGCCTTGGGCCTTGGGACAGAGGGTTTTTAGTTCTTCCAGTGTAAGTTCCCTTGCAAGTACGGCCCTGCGCACACCCTGGGAAAACCAGAAGTTGGCGCTGGCTGCATTCGTACAATTGGCCTGGGTACTTAAATGGACGGGCAGATCCGGCGTTTCCTTCCGGGCCAGGGACAGTATCCCCGGATCAGAGACGATAATCCCGTCAATTTCAAGCTCCGTTAATCTGATCAGATAATCCTTAAGTCCGGCAAAATCCTGTTCATGCGCAAAAATATTGACGGCAATATAGATCTTCCGGCCAAGTCTATGCGCATATTCGGCCCCCAGCTTAAGTTCATCATCATTCAGGTTCCCGGCATAAGCCCGCAAACCAAACGAAGCCCCCCCTGCGTATACCGCATCAGCCCCGTACGCATAGGCAAATTTTAACTTTTCAAAATCCCCGGCAGGTGCCAGGAGTTCCGGTTTTTTCATCAGTTACTCCGCTGCATTATTTTAAACCTTAAACAATTAATCATCACGTTTTATCAAATATTTCTATTGATAGATGCTTACATTTTTTAAATGTTCCTCATAGGTAACAGCAAAAGCATGTGACCCGTCATTTTTGGCGACAAAGAAGAAATAGTCGGTATCTTTCGGGTAAAGGGCGGCCTGTAAAGAAGCATGACCCGGGTTCGCAATCGGTCCGGGAGGCAGCCCGGTATGCCGGTACGTATTATACGGAGAGTCGATCTGGGTATCCGCAATGGTCAGTACGGGTTTGACTTCACCCAAGATATACTGAATCGTCGCGCA
This genomic stretch from Dehalobacter sp. harbors:
- the pilM gene encoding pilus assembly protein PilM translates to MKKHWLAVIGENELSIATIAVGKSKEIEIHMHASYKEPGGKNIGYAVPAGYDVSGLKSWLQYQRIPLHKLKIAVSGQGLITTIITLPNMADQELEKFIAGDMDEYLERYTDHYIVDYRILKKYQENGVPMLKVLLAAFPAEKMKQVQSFCRDLGIEPKTVDLTADCLARIYSFLAERAPAHAPQGNTEQGQNSNDFAIVSLNPGLIEFVLLENGSFFLYTDLKVNTDEKTVNAEETLNADERNQNASRTGNTEKHAFPEDLPQSAGQEPSDLLDELIGLETKDGEYPQLDFYKVQNLRNHQETLSLEELEAAEFYYSQLESVKSVKEKDEFVLEDLFVPYELLDEELPISSTYQDLEKEMAAKADKKADLSMYSSPKELSDISGKLDLSPIISALSKLLSFYSDRHAGNSVGTIYLTGEYSLWPGLEEYFRKSLRINTETGFPNNWMPLFKADGDTSLAENWQKYGSLYGLALREDIH
- a CDS encoding U32 family peptidase — translated: MKKPELLAPAGDFEKLKFAYAYGADAVYAGGASFGLRAYAGNLNDDELKLGAEYAHRLGRKIYIAVNIFAHEQDFAGLKDYLIRLTELEIDGIIVSDPGILSLARKETPDLPVHLSTQANCTNAASANFWFSQGVRRAVLARELTLEELKTLCPKAQGELEIFVHGAMCMSYSGRCLLSNYLTGRDANHGECTHPCRWGYALVEEKRPGQYFPLEEDVRGSYIFNSHDLCLLPHLPLLKDLNLASYKIEGRMKSAYYVASTVKVYREALDVLWEQGETKFRKKIPSWLAEMDKVSHRDYSTGFLFGKPGAEAHNIETSNYIREYSFVGRVLEQEECAVIGKGSECGHWIEQRNHFRLGDELEVLAPEGEPWIFKVNGLWNLDGEETDVARHPQQKLKIAAPAPLKPFSILRKVAPARS
- a CDS encoding DUF4911 domain-containing protein, translating into MKKDENTENENLKAKLIAEESQSSWEDSDLLVKARIPRSDIQLLAKYVEGLGHLGVITTTDKVNGEVMIQTTRQCWPELEKVLSTLPLQIEILSQLEFEISLNAN